From Ficedula albicollis isolate OC2 chromosome 7, FicAlb1.5, whole genome shotgun sequence:
TGAAGGCTCTGATCTTTATCAGATTGATAAATCAAAGGGCGTTCCTCCACCCTTGTCTTGTGTTATTCCTGATGCAGAAATGCACAGATATCTTATTGAACCGTTCTCAGCAGCTCTTCTCGAGTTGCACAGCCAAGTTTGCAGATGGTCAacagtgctctgtgccagtTTTTGACATTACACATCAGACACCTCTGTGCGAAGAACATGCCAAAAAAATGGTAAGTACAAAGCCAtcattgtatttatttgtgtattGGGATAATCAGGAGTTTTAACTCCAGTCTTCCTATGAAGCCTTCCTTGACAACTAGCAAGTTTATGAACTTAAGAGCTtgtttgctgttatttttcttaaaaggcTAAAACTTGCCAAACATTTCCAATTAGTATAAAGTAcattgtgaaaatattttacgTAGTTTTGAGGTTATAATAAAGTATACATGGGAATATTCTTCACTGGAGGAAATTTAATTATTGTCTTGAATTGAGAAATAGAAGATCACTGTGAGAGATCCTGTGGTCATTTTATTTGGGCTCACTCCTCGTCCTTGGGTCTGAATATAACATGAGTGTGGTATTAAGAATACTGCATCTTAAGCAGTCTCAGTACATGGGGCCCAAAGTACTTTCTAAAGGAAATGTAGATAGCAGCTACAAGGATGCAAATAATGGGTTTGCTACTTTATTTACCTTTTAGTAAGTATTAGAATTTCTTTAACCTCCTTCAGGGATCCATGGATCCCAGAGAAAAAGCAGTGGCCTACTTCAAGTTGAGAGAATGGAGAAATCAAGTTGATGTCCTCTGCTCTCCTTTTATGATGCTAGTCTTCCAGAACAAAACCTCTAGGATAATTCATAAACCCACTTctgtcctgcccctccttcaAGCTAGTCTTCCAGAACAAAACCTCTAGGATAATTCACAAACCCACTTctgtcctgcccctccttcaAGGCTTCTTGTCTTACCTTCAATTAGGTGTAAAACTGccgttttgttttgttgggttaTTGAAagttttttgttactgtttttgACCAGCCTCTCCAATAGTTGTGAATTATAGAGTTTTTTGGATTAAAATGTGAGGGTTTGTGCTACAGAGATCTGTATGGGGTTTCCCCCTTTTCTAGGCAATCTTCAGTATGTCCCTCAAGGTTTACTTCTGTAGCAGATAAAATCCTCTGCCATTCCCATATGATGACAACTGAAGACTGATGAtggtttgatttattttttaatgtgtcaGTGATTGCTGTTCAGAAGCCATGAGGCCTTAATTGTTTACCCATGTCCTTATCCTTCTCCAGCGGTATTAATTTTGTCTCCTCAGTGCTGTCCCTCTATTATGTCAGCAAGCACTTGAGAATTctggcttcagctgctgcacatTATCCACATTAACACCACCTCACAACAGCATTTTGTCTTTAATACTTAACAGGAGTGCTGCTAAAGGTTAGGGTTTTGCACTATTTAGTTAGGATTTGCtatgataatttttaaagtgacaCTCCACAATCTCCTATTTGCAATAATTTGGTCTATATTATTTTTGCCATTGGGGTCCATGAGGAAGGAAACAGCTCAATTTTTGAAACTGTGTTTGGGTGTAAGCTAACAGTCCCTCTTACATTACATTCCACATGCCTGTGAAATGACCAGGGTgaaaaaagtaaggaaagaaatatttgttcttAATATGCTCCCATTGGTATTGTTTTGCTCCCAAAGGATAATTTCTTGAGAGGGGACAGCTCCCGTAAAgttcagcaccagcagcagaggaaacccaggaaaaaaacaaagccgCCTGCACTTACcaaaaaacacaagaagaagAGAAGGCGAGGCCCACGCCGGCCCCAGAAACCCATTCCTCCTGCAGTGCCCCAAGGGAACCTCACCATGCCTGCCAGTGTCTCACTGCCAGTAGAGATACCCCACATACGGTCAGTGCTGCGCCTGCCCCTTTCCCACTGCTGGCCTGGGCATTGCCAGTGAGCGCTGCACAAAGCTGCCCAGCggcacctggagcagggctgaaAGTTGCATCTGCATGTGACtgttgaaaaagacctttagAGTAGGTCCTTTCAGATTTGAGCAGTGATTGGGTTTGATGGGTACAATATCTTGCTCCTGATGTTGCCTCTTATGTAATTAATGAGTAGCCTTAGTGTAAGCTTCTTAAAGAAACtatctaaaaacatttttttcctacataatggagaaaaaaatgtgtggggAAGCATCCACTGTAGATGGATATGCACTGATAGCTGTCCTTTGGAGCAAGCAGAGTTGAACACCAGGGACTAATGTTCCTTTCTGTTCAGGAGCCCCTCCACACCAGAGCTCAGTGCTGATGAGCTGCCTGATGATATCGCCAATGAAATCACAGACATTCCACATGACTTGGAATTGAATCAGGAGGACTTCTCTGATGTCCTGCCACGGCTGCCCGATGACTTGCAagattttgatttctttgaaggtaccattttattttatgctagCATGAACACAGTCAGTGAACTGAAGAAGTGAGTGTTTCTAAACTGCATTTTCAGGAGTTGCTTGCTTTCCTACAAAGGTAATAAATTCTGGAGAAGGAAGTGTGCATTTGCTCTATTGTTTGTGATCTCTGAAGTAAAGCAGACTTTAAGAAGGCTGTGTGCATAGTTCACCGCTTGCTCATATAATTACTGCTCTGAAAATCATAATTGGtttagtattttaataattcattttacatttttactgcCTGTCAGTGTTACAGTTTAATCAAGAGTGTTCTCAGTAATGGCATCTTTCTGCCATTGAGTGGGGCTGGAACCACAGTCAATATTGGCCTTtgatgaaaagagaagaaagtgagaataaaatctttaaatacatttttgaaacTAGCTTTTGATCAGAAATGTTCTTGAATTTCTGCATTCTAAAGCTATAACATATAACAAAGAAATTAGAACAGCCTGGAGTTGAGTACGTGATTTCTTTGGTCATTTTCTGATATAGTATGACATCAGACTGTATTTGAATTGAAATTAACCTAAATTATAGTGCCTGTGTAAATTTTAGGTGTAGGCTGTAATATGGTAAGTAAAAAGAGGGACTGTGGACTGTGTGTTATTGCAGCATTGAAGTTCTTActtaaacatttttactttaagTCTAGGAAGTTTAAGAGACATCTCCTATTGTAGTATatgaaagagaaggaggagagatTTGCATTGAAGAGGAAGGTGTAATTTCATGGTTTTCTTACCTTGCTTAGCTGGTGAACACTGATGAATGATACTTTCTGTGTACTGCAAGCCATGCTGGAAGGTTACCATACAATGCAACTCTGTACTGAAGTGTCTATACATCTGCATCCTTCGagtgccagggccaggctcaCCTGAGAGCAGTGCACTAACTAGTGGTGTCCCTGTTTCTGCAGGTAAAAATGGAGATCTTCTTCCGACCACAGAAGAGGCTGAAGAACTGGAACGGGCCCTACAGGCTGTAACTTCCCTTGAGTGCCTGAGTACCATTGGAGTACTTACACAGACAGATGGTGTGCCAGTTCAGGAGCTGTCAGATAGAGCGATAGGGGTGTTCTCTACAGGTGCTGGAGCTCCAGGAATGCAGTCCTTGAGTCGAGAGGTTAACACGGATCTGGGGGAGCTGTTGAATGGGCGTATAGTACATGATAATTTCTCCGGTCTGGAGCTGGATGAGAACTTGCTCCGTTCTGCTACCTTGTCCAACCCACCTAcgcccctggcagggcagatCCAGGGGCAGTTCTCAGCCCCAGCCAACGTTGGCCTTACTTCTGCCACTCTGATAAGCCAGAGTGGCCTTGGGGAGAGAGCCTTCCCGGGACAGTTTCATGGACTTCATGATGGCAGCCATGCCTCCCAGAggccccaccctgcccagctgctgagcaAGGCAGATGACCTGATCACCTCACGACAGCAATACAGCAGTGACCATTCACACTCCTCACCCCATGGAAGCCATTATGATAGTGAGCATGTGCCGTCTCCCTACAGTGACCATATCACATCCCCTCACACCACATCCTTTTCTGGTGATAACTTGGCAGCTACCTTCTCAGCAGAGATGCCCATGATGGCACAGCACTTGCTCCCAACTCAGCTGGATGTGCCACTTAGCGGGGTGGTCAACCCCAGAACTCACTGGGGAAATCTTCCTGTCAATCTTGGGGACCCCTCTCCGTTTAGCAACCTTCTTGGTGCAGATGGACACCTCCTGTCCACCTCCCTGTCCACACCACCTACCACCTCGCACTCAGAGACCACACAGCCTGCCTTCGCCACTGTgacccccagcagctccagtgtgCTTCCGGGGTTACCGCAGACCAGTTTCAGTGGCATGGGTCCTGCCTCCGCTGAGCTCATGGGCTCCACCTCCCCcaaacagcagctccctcagttCAGCGCAGCCTTTGGGCACCAGCTGAGCTCCCACAGTGGCATTCCCAAGgacctgcagcccagccacagctccataGCTCCTCCCACGGGCTTCGCAGTGACCGGTGCCACCGCTACCAGTACCAATAACGCATCCGCGCCCTTCACCACCTCCAACTGAGCTTGtctgcctggctccctgcaggtAGATGGGGGACCTGTGTTTTctatctttccttttttccttctctttattttgtctgtcttctcttcccttttttttaagaGGGGGTTGAGAAGAAAACCCCTGCTTCAGTACTGACCAGGGTTAGCCCTCTGTGAACCTTGCTGTAGCATTCACATGTGCTTGTTAGGCACCGGTGCTCATTTATTGCAGGCAGGTTCACTGTTCCCCAGTAATTCCTCAAGGATACAGCACAGTTACTGGATGTAATTGATCTTAGCAGTAAGACCTAGAAATGGGAAGATACCTCAGATCACTGATGCATGTTACTGTTCCCTAGGGTTTGGATCAGTGCTTGCCATCCCATTAGCATCTGGTAGAAAGTTTTTCAGTGGGCAGAAGTCTCttgatttttactgtttttttttaaatttactcttTTTCCAAAGGTAGCATTTGACGTGGAAAACTTGGCTGCACACATTGATTTGAGAGTGGTGCACTAAGTCCTAAATCAAGATCACGATTCAAGGATGAGTTTGGCAGTTTCTTGAAATAGTCTCTTGACctcctttgtgtgtgtgtgtgtttggggtgcagggagcagcGATTCTTCTTTTGGTGAAGAAGTAGGACTTGTCCCCCTTCCAGAACTGGTCACTGTTCGTACTGCATgctgatttttggtttttttctattatcATGATTTGTAATTCATTGAGTAGCAAAGGGATCAGTTGACTGGTTGCCCATAAATTTGAAGGCTGATATGAAGTtagcccaggaaaaaaaaaaaaaaagataaacagaaGGATTGAAATATAGATCATGGATTAGAGAAGATTCCTGTGAGAAATTCCCTTCCTTGTTGAATTACTGTGGCCTTGTAGCATTGATGATTTGCCTTTTAAAGTGTGTCTTTGTCCAGAACTCTTTGCCTGACAGGCTGACAGGAATTTCCCAACTGAAACAGGAAGAATTAGGTTGGTTTTCTGCCCATCCACACAAGTCTAGGTCAGACCCATTGTAAGTTTCAAATGGATGCATTTCTCACAATATGTCTAACTTGTAAGACTTTCTTGGACAGTTTATAATCCCCTGAGAGCCATATAGTTTTTCCAACACTTGAAGGGTTTGATGCTCTGTTTGGGAAGCTGAATGTATGTAAGGAACTAGCAGGTACCTGTCAGCAGTCATGGCTAACCAAAAGAGAAATCACTAAAGCAAAATAGGTAACAATTCCTTCTGTCTGCAGGATGATTTTGTGTGTACTGATCACCTGCTAACGACAGTATTCACTCTTTGGTAGCA
This genomic window contains:
- the INO80D gene encoding INO80 complex subunit D; translated protein: MYEGKHIHFSEVDNKPLCSYSPKLCKQRRLNGYAFCIRHVLEDKTAPFKQCEYVAKYNSQRCTNPIPKSEDRRYCNSHLQVLGFIPKKERKKKNDPIEEVKVRHQMDAMAFSLTVPTLALKMPNGLDGMSLSPPGARLPLHYLEAELEDPFAFNEEDDDLKKGATVKKKLQSKLAQNRQRQRETEILKVRQEHFSPIPAPLQQQPLQQQHSHLPPSSASLKPTGLPQGIVCKSPQPLNTSLPMQGVAPTTHTIAQARQLSNKRPLPLLPPARAPVTEPPRTDRVLMKATAFSPHSSCMSRLQRLVKLCTRKQQLDTDLFPHLGLDWSEDSGEELEDSEQTSPYQVAWSIRESLGYERPESDDDNADDRSSRVTRLCTYFQQKYKHLCRLERAESRQRKCRHTLRKALLQAASREPERAGQLLRELRRATCACTSTSQARQRDAEPTTCSGTSKGEQCTNKALPFTRHCFQHILLNRSQQLFSSCTAKFADGQQCSVPVFDITHQTPLCEEHAKKMDNFLRGDSSRKVQHQQQRKPRKKTKPPALTKKHKKKRRRGPRRPQKPIPPAVPQGNLTMPASVSLPVEIPHIRSPSTPELSADELPDDIANEITDIPHDLELNQEDFSDVLPRLPDDLQDFDFFEGKNGDLLPTTEEAEELERALQAVTSLECLSTIGVLTQTDGVPVQELSDRAIGVFSTGAGAPGMQSLSREVNTDLGELLNGRIVHDNFSGLELDENLLRSATLSNPPTPLAGQIQGQFSAPANVGLTSATLISQSGLGERAFPGQFHGLHDGSHASQRPHPAQLLSKADDLITSRQQYSSDHSHSSPHGSHYDSEHVPSPYSDHITSPHTTSFSGDNLAATFSAEMPMMAQHLLPTQLDVPLSGVVNPRTHWGNLPVNLGDPSPFSNLLGADGHLLSTSLSTPPTTSHSETTQPAFATVTPSSSSVLPGLPQTSFSGMGPASAELMGSTSPKQQLPQFSAAFGHQLSSHSGIPKDLQPSHSSIAPPTGFAVTGATATSTNNASAPFTTSN